One region of Yersinia bercovieri ATCC 43970 genomic DNA includes:
- the endA gene encoding deoxyribonuclease I: protein MLRNFLFLLVLSSPLLPLTVYSQSINNFTQAKAVAAKINQDAPGSFYCGCKIDWQGKKGLPDLKSCGYQARKNAQRAARIEWEHVVPAWQFGHQRQCWQQGGRKNCAKDPVYRQIETDLHNLQPAIGEVNGDRNNFMYSQWNGGNGQYGQCEMKVDFKSKVAEPPARARGAIARTYFYMSEQYQLRLSSQQSKLFAVWDRQYPVTDWECLRDERVAKVQGNHNPYVQRACQQRKG, encoded by the coding sequence ATGTTACGCAACTTTCTGTTCCTGCTGGTTTTATCCTCCCCTTTGCTACCCCTGACGGTCTACAGTCAAAGCATCAATAACTTCACTCAGGCCAAAGCGGTCGCCGCGAAAATTAACCAAGATGCACCCGGCAGTTTTTACTGTGGCTGCAAGATTGACTGGCAAGGTAAAAAAGGGCTACCTGACCTGAAAAGCTGCGGTTATCAAGCCAGAAAAAATGCCCAACGAGCCGCGCGAATTGAGTGGGAACATGTGGTTCCGGCCTGGCAATTTGGTCATCAGCGTCAGTGCTGGCAGCAAGGCGGCCGTAAAAACTGCGCTAAAGATCCGGTCTACCGCCAGATAGAGACAGATTTACATAATCTGCAACCAGCCATTGGCGAAGTGAATGGTGATCGCAATAACTTCATGTATTCCCAATGGAATGGCGGCAACGGTCAATACGGTCAGTGTGAGATGAAAGTTGATTTTAAGAGTAAGGTCGCGGAGCCACCTGCTCGTGCTCGCGGGGCGATCGCGCGGACCTACTTCTATATGAGCGAGCAGTATCAACTGCGACTTTCCAGCCAGCAAAGCAAACTGTTTGCTGTTTGGGATCGCCAATATCCGGTGACAGATTGGGAGTGCTTGCGCGACGAGCGAGTAGCGAAAGTCCAAGGGAATCATAACCCTTATGTACAACGGGCTTGCCAGCAGCGAAAGGGCTAA
- the gshB gene encoding glutathione synthase: MIKLGIVMDPITSINIKKDSSFAMLLEAQRRGWELHYMEMGDLYMRGGDGRARTRLLSVEQDKDHWFSFGAEQDLPLHDLDVILMRKDPPFDTEFIYATYILERAEDKGTLVVNKPQSLRDCNEKLFTAWFADLTPDTLVSRSKDHIRKFHQEHGDIILKPLDGMGGTSIFRVKQDDPNLSVIIETLTELGSRFCMAQNFLPAIKEGDKRVLVVDGEPVPYCLARIPAQGETRGNLAAGGRGEARPLSESDWKIARAVAPVLKQKGLIFVGLDIIGDRLTEINVTSPTCIREIEAAFSDVSITGMLMDAIEVRLANK, encoded by the coding sequence ATGATCAAGCTCGGCATCGTAATGGACCCCATCACGTCCATTAATATCAAGAAAGACTCCAGCTTCGCCATGCTATTGGAAGCACAGCGCCGTGGTTGGGAACTGCATTACATGGAGATGGGTGACCTCTATATGCGTGGCGGCGATGGCCGCGCCCGCACCCGCCTGCTGAGTGTGGAGCAGGATAAAGACCACTGGTTCAGTTTTGGTGCAGAGCAAGACCTGCCATTGCATGATCTTGATGTCATCCTGATGCGCAAAGATCCCCCCTTTGATACCGAATTCATCTATGCCACCTATATTCTGGAACGTGCGGAAGATAAAGGTACCTTGGTGGTGAATAAGCCGCAGAGCCTGCGCGACTGCAACGAGAAGTTGTTTACCGCCTGGTTCGCTGACTTGACGCCGGACACACTGGTTAGCCGCAGTAAAGATCATATCCGTAAATTCCATCAGGAACACGGTGATATCATCTTGAAACCACTGGATGGCATGGGTGGCACCTCAATTTTTCGCGTGAAGCAAGATGATCCTAACCTGTCAGTTATCATTGAGACACTGACCGAGTTGGGTAGCCGATTCTGCATGGCGCAGAACTTCCTGCCGGCCATTAAAGAGGGTGACAAACGTGTCTTGGTAGTTGACGGCGAACCGGTGCCTTATTGCCTGGCACGTATTCCAGCGCAGGGTGAAACCCGTGGTAATCTGGCCGCAGGTGGTCGTGGCGAAGCTCGTCCACTCAGTGAGAGTGATTGGAAGATTGCCCGTGCAGTCGCCCCAGTATTGAAGCAAAAAGGCTTAATTTTTGTCGGCTTGGATATTATCGGCGATCGCCTGACTGAGATTAACGTCACCAGCCCAACCTGCATACGTGAAATTGAAGCCGCCTTCTCGGATGTATCGATTACCGGTATGTTGATGGATGCAATTGAAGTTCGGTTGGCGAATAAGTAA
- a CDS encoding YqgE/AlgH family protein has translation MNLQHHFLIAMPSLQDPQFMRSVIYICEHNEEGAMGLVINRPMEQFTVETVLKKLKISPSPRDPAIRLDKPVLAGGPLAEDRGFILHSPQEGFGSSIPISPDTMITTSKDVLETFGTPEQPKNLLVALGYAGWQQGQLEQELLDNTWLTIEADTEILFHTPIAERWQAAANKLGINIFNIAPQAGHA, from the coding sequence ATGAATTTACAGCATCATTTTCTTATCGCTATGCCGTCACTTCAGGACCCTCAATTTATGCGCTCGGTTATCTATATTTGTGAGCATAACGAAGAGGGAGCCATGGGTTTGGTGATTAATCGGCCGATGGAACAGTTCACGGTAGAAACTGTGCTTAAAAAACTGAAAATCAGCCCTTCACCACGCGATCCTGCTATACGTCTGGATAAACCGGTATTAGCTGGTGGGCCGCTGGCAGAAGATCGCGGATTTATTCTGCATTCGCCACAGGAAGGTTTCGGTTCCAGTATCCCAATTTCACCCGATACCATGATAACCACCTCCAAAGATGTGTTGGAGACCTTTGGCACACCAGAGCAGCCTAAAAATCTACTGGTGGCACTCGGTTATGCGGGCTGGCAGCAGGGGCAGCTAGAGCAGGAGTTGCTGGATAACACGTGGCTGACTATTGAGGCGGATACCGAGATCCTGTTCCATACCCCGATTGCTGAGCGCTGGCAAGCGGCTGCCAACAAGTTGGGTATCAATATTTTTAATATTGCCCCGCAAGCAGGACACGCTTAA
- the ruvX gene encoding Holliday junction resolvase RuvX → MANRTIVAFDFGTKSIGVAIGQEVTGTARALTSFKAQDGTPDWQKVEKLLKEWQPDLVVVGLPLNMDGTEQPLTARARRFANRLHGRFGVQIALQDERLSTVEARANLFDSGGYRALDKGSVDAASAVIILESWFDEQPG, encoded by the coding sequence ATGGCTAATCGCACTATTGTCGCCTTTGATTTTGGCACCAAAAGTATCGGCGTAGCTATTGGTCAGGAAGTCACCGGTACCGCCAGAGCACTGACCTCATTTAAAGCTCAGGACGGCACACCGGACTGGCAGAAGGTCGAAAAGCTGCTGAAAGAGTGGCAACCTGATTTGGTGGTGGTCGGGTTACCGCTAAATATGGATGGCACCGAACAGCCACTGACCGCTCGTGCGCGTCGGTTCGCCAACCGCCTACATGGCCGCTTTGGTGTACAAATAGCCTTACAGGATGAACGCCTCAGCACTGTCGAGGCGCGCGCCAATTTGTTTGACAGTGGCGGCTATCGCGCACTGGACAAAGGCAGTGTCGACGCCGCTTCTGCGGTCATTATTCTAGAAAGTTGGTTTGATGAACAGCCTGGCTAA